A single Sorex araneus isolate mSorAra2 chromosome 8, mSorAra2.pri, whole genome shotgun sequence DNA region contains:
- the SHISA7 gene encoding protein shisa-7 isoform X4, whose product MPALLLLATLLLLASAHPAGARPANATTAEAAGPLPALLAHLRRLTGALTGGGGAAGSGGANGSRAGAGGGAGAAARAPPPAELCHGYYDVMGQYDATFNCSTGSYRFCCGTCHYRFCCEHRHMRLAQASCSNYDTPRWATTPPPLAGGAGGAGGVGGGPGPGQAGWLEGGRAGGAGGRGGEGPGGSTAYVVCGVISFALAVGVGAKVAFSKASRAPRAHREINVPRALVDILRHQAGPGSRPDRTRSSSLTPGIGGPDSMPPRTPKSLYNTVKPSNLDWRAAPPPSPSLHYSTLSCSRSFHNLSHLPPSYEAAMKSELNRYSSLKRLAEKDLDEAYLKRRPLEMARGTLPLHALRRPGTGGGYQLDGWGGPEELGLAPAPHPRRVMSQEHLLGDSARARCEFTLPRARLVSQEHLLLSSPDALRQSREHLLSPPRSPALPPEPAGRAGLAASHSNLLLGPGAPPTPLHGLHAHHHHALHGSPQPAWVADAGGGTLARRPPFQRQGTLEQLQFIPGHHLPQHLRTASKNEVTV is encoded by the exons ATGCCGGCCCTCCTGCTCCTCGCGACCCTCCTGCTCCTGGCCTCCGCCCACCCGGCTGGGGCGCGCCCAGCCAACGCCACGACAGCTGAGGCCGCAGGCCCGCTGCCCGCCCTCCTGGCGCACCTGAGGCGCCTGACCGGGGCGCTgacgggcggcgggggcgcggcgggctcCGGCGGCGCCAATGGCTCGAGGGCCGGtgccggcggcggggcgggcgcggcggccagGGCGCCCCCGCCGGCCGAACTGTGCCACGGCTACTACGACGTCATGGGCCAGTACGACGCCACCTTCAACTGCAGCACCGGCTCCTACCGCTTCTGCTGCGGCACGTGCCACTACCGCTTCTGCTGCGAGCACCGCCACATGCGCCTGGCGCAGGCCTCCTGCTCCAACTACGACACGCCGCGCTGGGCGACCACGCCGCCACCGCTggccgggggcgccgggggcgctgggggtgtgggcggggggcCCGGGCCCGGCCAGGCCGGGTGGCTGgaagggggccgggcggggggagccggggggcgggggggcgaggGCCCGGGGGGCAGCACGGCCTACGTGGTGTGCGGGGTCATCAGCTTCGCCCTGGCAGTGGGCGTCGGCGCCAAAGTGGCCTTCAGCAAAGCGTCCCGTGCGCCCAGGGCGCATAGGGAGATCAACGTGCCCAG GGCACTGGTGGACATTCTGAGACATCAGGCGGGACCTGGGAGCCGCCCGGACCGCACCCGGAGCAGTTCCCTAACCCCAGGGATTGGGGGCCCTGACAGCATGCCCCCTCGGACGCCCAAGAGCCTCTACAACACCGTGAAACCCTCCAATCTCG ACTGGCGGGCAGCCCCTCCACCCAGCCCCTCCTTGCACTACTCCACACTGTCGTGCTCCCGGTCCTTCCACAacctctcccacctgcccccgtCCTACGAGGCTGCTATGAAATCGGAACTCAACCGCTACTCTTCGCTCAAGAGGCTGG CCGAGAAGGACCTGGACGAGGCCTACCTGAAGCGGAGGCCCCTGGAGATGGCCCGCGGGACGCTGCCCCTGCACGCACTGCGGCGGCCGGGCACCGGGGGCGGCTACCAGCTGGACGGCTGGGGCGGccctgaggagctgggcctggcGCCCGCGCCTCACCCGCGCCGGGTCATGTCGCAAGAGCATCTGCTGGGCGACTCAGCCCGGGCGCGCTGCGAGTTCACGCTGCCGCGCGCGCGACTCGTATCCCAGGAGCACCTGCTGCTGTCATCACCCGACGCGCTGCGCCAGAGCCGCGAGCACCTGCTGTCGCCACCGCGCAGCCCGGCGCTGCCCCCCGAGCCCGCGGGGCGCGCCGGCCTGGCCGCCTCGCACTCCAACCTgctgctggggcccggggccccccCCACGCCTCTGCACGGGCTGCACGCGCACCACCACCACGCGCTGCACGGCTCCCCGCAGCCTGCCTGGGTGGCAGATGCGGGCGGGGGCACGCTGGCGCGCAGGCCACCCTTCCAGCGCCAGGGCACGCTGGAGCAGCTGCAGTTCATCCCTGGCCACCACCTGCCGCAGCACCTGCGCACTGCCAGCAAGAACGAGGTGACGGTCTGA
- the SHISA7 gene encoding protein shisa-7 isoform X2 encodes MPALLLLATLLLLASAHPAGARPANATTAEAAGPLPALLAHLRRLTGALTGGGGAAGSGGANGSRAGAGGGAGAAARAPPPAELCHGYYDVMGQYDATFNCSTGSYRFCCGTCHYRFCCEHRHMRLAQASCSNYDTPRWATTPPPLAGGAGGAGGVGGGPGPGQAGWLEGGRAGGAGGRGGEGPGGSTAYVVCGVISFALAVGVGAKVAFSKASRAPRAHREINVPRALVDILRHQAGPGSRPDRTRSSSLTPGIGGPDSMPPRTPKSLYNTVKPSNLDNLHNYLHLNVNSPKHHAATLDWRAAPPPSPSLHYSTLSCSRSFHNLSHLPPSYEAAMKSELNRYSSLKRLAEKDLDEAYLKRRPLEMARGTLPLHALRRPGTGGGYQLDGWGGPEELGLAPAPHPRRVMSQEHLLGDSARARCEFTLPRARLVSQEHLLLSSPDALRQSREHLLSPPRSPALPPEPAGRAGLAASHSNLLLGPGAPPTPLHGLHAHHHHALHGSPQPAWVADAGGGTLARRPPFQRQGTLEQLQFIPGHHLPQHLRTASKNEVTV; translated from the exons ATGCCGGCCCTCCTGCTCCTCGCGACCCTCCTGCTCCTGGCCTCCGCCCACCCGGCTGGGGCGCGCCCAGCCAACGCCACGACAGCTGAGGCCGCAGGCCCGCTGCCCGCCCTCCTGGCGCACCTGAGGCGCCTGACCGGGGCGCTgacgggcggcgggggcgcggcgggctcCGGCGGCGCCAATGGCTCGAGGGCCGGtgccggcggcggggcgggcgcggcggccagGGCGCCCCCGCCGGCCGAACTGTGCCACGGCTACTACGACGTCATGGGCCAGTACGACGCCACCTTCAACTGCAGCACCGGCTCCTACCGCTTCTGCTGCGGCACGTGCCACTACCGCTTCTGCTGCGAGCACCGCCACATGCGCCTGGCGCAGGCCTCCTGCTCCAACTACGACACGCCGCGCTGGGCGACCACGCCGCCACCGCTggccgggggcgccgggggcgctgggggtgtgggcggggggcCCGGGCCCGGCCAGGCCGGGTGGCTGgaagggggccgggcggggggagccggggggcgggggggcgaggGCCCGGGGGGCAGCACGGCCTACGTGGTGTGCGGGGTCATCAGCTTCGCCCTGGCAGTGGGCGTCGGCGCCAAAGTGGCCTTCAGCAAAGCGTCCCGTGCGCCCAGGGCGCATAGGGAGATCAACGTGCCCAG GGCACTGGTGGACATTCTGAGACATCAGGCGGGACCTGGGAGCCGCCCGGACCGCACCCGGAGCAGTTCCCTAACCCCAGGGATTGGGGGCCCTGACAGCATGCCCCCTCGGACGCCCAAGAGCCTCTACAACACCGTGAAACCCTCCAATCTCG ATAATCTGCACAACTACCTGCACCTGAATGTCAATAGCCCCAAGCACCATGCCGCCACACTGG ACTGGCGGGCAGCCCCTCCACCCAGCCCCTCCTTGCACTACTCCACACTGTCGTGCTCCCGGTCCTTCCACAacctctcccacctgcccccgtCCTACGAGGCTGCTATGAAATCGGAACTCAACCGCTACTCTTCGCTCAAGAGGCTGG CCGAGAAGGACCTGGACGAGGCCTACCTGAAGCGGAGGCCCCTGGAGATGGCCCGCGGGACGCTGCCCCTGCACGCACTGCGGCGGCCGGGCACCGGGGGCGGCTACCAGCTGGACGGCTGGGGCGGccctgaggagctgggcctggcGCCCGCGCCTCACCCGCGCCGGGTCATGTCGCAAGAGCATCTGCTGGGCGACTCAGCCCGGGCGCGCTGCGAGTTCACGCTGCCGCGCGCGCGACTCGTATCCCAGGAGCACCTGCTGCTGTCATCACCCGACGCGCTGCGCCAGAGCCGCGAGCACCTGCTGTCGCCACCGCGCAGCCCGGCGCTGCCCCCCGAGCCCGCGGGGCGCGCCGGCCTGGCCGCCTCGCACTCCAACCTgctgctggggcccggggccccccCCACGCCTCTGCACGGGCTGCACGCGCACCACCACCACGCGCTGCACGGCTCCCCGCAGCCTGCCTGGGTGGCAGATGCGGGCGGGGGCACGCTGGCGCGCAGGCCACCCTTCCAGCGCCAGGGCACGCTGGAGCAGCTGCAGTTCATCCCTGGCCACCACCTGCCGCAGCACCTGCGCACTGCCAGCAAGAACGAGGTGACGGTCTGA
- the SHISA7 gene encoding protein shisa-7 isoform X3 encodes MPALLLLATLLLLASAHPAGARPANATTAEAAGPLPALLAHLRRLTGALTGGGGAAGSGGANGSRAGAGGGAGAAARAPPPAELCHGYYDVMGQYDATFNCSTGSYRFCCGTCHYRFCCEHRHMRLAQASCSNYDTPRWATTPPPLAGGAGGAGGVGGGPGPGQAGWLEGGRAGGAGGRGGEGPGGSTAYVVCGVISFALAVGVGAKVAFSKASRAPRAHREINVPRCVSAADRGALVDILRHQAGPGSRPDRTRSSSLTPGIGGPDSMPPRTPKSLYNTVKPSNLDWRAAPPPSPSLHYSTLSCSRSFHNLSHLPPSYEAAMKSELNRYSSLKRLAEKDLDEAYLKRRPLEMARGTLPLHALRRPGTGGGYQLDGWGGPEELGLAPAPHPRRVMSQEHLLGDSARARCEFTLPRARLVSQEHLLLSSPDALRQSREHLLSPPRSPALPPEPAGRAGLAASHSNLLLGPGAPPTPLHGLHAHHHHALHGSPQPAWVADAGGGTLARRPPFQRQGTLEQLQFIPGHHLPQHLRTASKNEVTV; translated from the exons ATGCCGGCCCTCCTGCTCCTCGCGACCCTCCTGCTCCTGGCCTCCGCCCACCCGGCTGGGGCGCGCCCAGCCAACGCCACGACAGCTGAGGCCGCAGGCCCGCTGCCCGCCCTCCTGGCGCACCTGAGGCGCCTGACCGGGGCGCTgacgggcggcgggggcgcggcgggctcCGGCGGCGCCAATGGCTCGAGGGCCGGtgccggcggcggggcgggcgcggcggccagGGCGCCCCCGCCGGCCGAACTGTGCCACGGCTACTACGACGTCATGGGCCAGTACGACGCCACCTTCAACTGCAGCACCGGCTCCTACCGCTTCTGCTGCGGCACGTGCCACTACCGCTTCTGCTGCGAGCACCGCCACATGCGCCTGGCGCAGGCCTCCTGCTCCAACTACGACACGCCGCGCTGGGCGACCACGCCGCCACCGCTggccgggggcgccgggggcgctgggggtgtgggcggggggcCCGGGCCCGGCCAGGCCGGGTGGCTGgaagggggccgggcggggggagccggggggcgggggggcgaggGCCCGGGGGGCAGCACGGCCTACGTGGTGTGCGGGGTCATCAGCTTCGCCCTGGCAGTGGGCGTCGGCGCCAAAGTGGCCTTCAGCAAAGCGTCCCGTGCGCCCAGGGCGCATAGGGAGATCAACGTGCCCAGGTGTGTGAGCGCAGCTGACCGAGG GGCACTGGTGGACATTCTGAGACATCAGGCGGGACCTGGGAGCCGCCCGGACCGCACCCGGAGCAGTTCCCTAACCCCAGGGATTGGGGGCCCTGACAGCATGCCCCCTCGGACGCCCAAGAGCCTCTACAACACCGTGAAACCCTCCAATCTCG ACTGGCGGGCAGCCCCTCCACCCAGCCCCTCCTTGCACTACTCCACACTGTCGTGCTCCCGGTCCTTCCACAacctctcccacctgcccccgtCCTACGAGGCTGCTATGAAATCGGAACTCAACCGCTACTCTTCGCTCAAGAGGCTGG CCGAGAAGGACCTGGACGAGGCCTACCTGAAGCGGAGGCCCCTGGAGATGGCCCGCGGGACGCTGCCCCTGCACGCACTGCGGCGGCCGGGCACCGGGGGCGGCTACCAGCTGGACGGCTGGGGCGGccctgaggagctgggcctggcGCCCGCGCCTCACCCGCGCCGGGTCATGTCGCAAGAGCATCTGCTGGGCGACTCAGCCCGGGCGCGCTGCGAGTTCACGCTGCCGCGCGCGCGACTCGTATCCCAGGAGCACCTGCTGCTGTCATCACCCGACGCGCTGCGCCAGAGCCGCGAGCACCTGCTGTCGCCACCGCGCAGCCCGGCGCTGCCCCCCGAGCCCGCGGGGCGCGCCGGCCTGGCCGCCTCGCACTCCAACCTgctgctggggcccggggccccccCCACGCCTCTGCACGGGCTGCACGCGCACCACCACCACGCGCTGCACGGCTCCCCGCAGCCTGCCTGGGTGGCAGATGCGGGCGGGGGCACGCTGGCGCGCAGGCCACCCTTCCAGCGCCAGGGCACGCTGGAGCAGCTGCAGTTCATCCCTGGCCACCACCTGCCGCAGCACCTGCGCACTGCCAGCAAGAACGAGGTGACGGTCTGA
- the SHISA7 gene encoding protein shisa-7 isoform X1: protein MPALLLLATLLLLASAHPAGARPANATTAEAAGPLPALLAHLRRLTGALTGGGGAAGSGGANGSRAGAGGGAGAAARAPPPAELCHGYYDVMGQYDATFNCSTGSYRFCCGTCHYRFCCEHRHMRLAQASCSNYDTPRWATTPPPLAGGAGGAGGVGGGPGPGQAGWLEGGRAGGAGGRGGEGPGGSTAYVVCGVISFALAVGVGAKVAFSKASRAPRAHREINVPRCVSAADRGALVDILRHQAGPGSRPDRTRSSSLTPGIGGPDSMPPRTPKSLYNTVKPSNLDNLHNYLHLNVNSPKHHAATLDWRAAPPPSPSLHYSTLSCSRSFHNLSHLPPSYEAAMKSELNRYSSLKRLAEKDLDEAYLKRRPLEMARGTLPLHALRRPGTGGGYQLDGWGGPEELGLAPAPHPRRVMSQEHLLGDSARARCEFTLPRARLVSQEHLLLSSPDALRQSREHLLSPPRSPALPPEPAGRAGLAASHSNLLLGPGAPPTPLHGLHAHHHHALHGSPQPAWVADAGGGTLARRPPFQRQGTLEQLQFIPGHHLPQHLRTASKNEVTV, encoded by the exons ATGCCGGCCCTCCTGCTCCTCGCGACCCTCCTGCTCCTGGCCTCCGCCCACCCGGCTGGGGCGCGCCCAGCCAACGCCACGACAGCTGAGGCCGCAGGCCCGCTGCCCGCCCTCCTGGCGCACCTGAGGCGCCTGACCGGGGCGCTgacgggcggcgggggcgcggcgggctcCGGCGGCGCCAATGGCTCGAGGGCCGGtgccggcggcggggcgggcgcggcggccagGGCGCCCCCGCCGGCCGAACTGTGCCACGGCTACTACGACGTCATGGGCCAGTACGACGCCACCTTCAACTGCAGCACCGGCTCCTACCGCTTCTGCTGCGGCACGTGCCACTACCGCTTCTGCTGCGAGCACCGCCACATGCGCCTGGCGCAGGCCTCCTGCTCCAACTACGACACGCCGCGCTGGGCGACCACGCCGCCACCGCTggccgggggcgccgggggcgctgggggtgtgggcggggggcCCGGGCCCGGCCAGGCCGGGTGGCTGgaagggggccgggcggggggagccggggggcgggggggcgaggGCCCGGGGGGCAGCACGGCCTACGTGGTGTGCGGGGTCATCAGCTTCGCCCTGGCAGTGGGCGTCGGCGCCAAAGTGGCCTTCAGCAAAGCGTCCCGTGCGCCCAGGGCGCATAGGGAGATCAACGTGCCCAGGTGTGTGAGCGCAGCTGACCGAGG GGCACTGGTGGACATTCTGAGACATCAGGCGGGACCTGGGAGCCGCCCGGACCGCACCCGGAGCAGTTCCCTAACCCCAGGGATTGGGGGCCCTGACAGCATGCCCCCTCGGACGCCCAAGAGCCTCTACAACACCGTGAAACCCTCCAATCTCG ATAATCTGCACAACTACCTGCACCTGAATGTCAATAGCCCCAAGCACCATGCCGCCACACTGG ACTGGCGGGCAGCCCCTCCACCCAGCCCCTCCTTGCACTACTCCACACTGTCGTGCTCCCGGTCCTTCCACAacctctcccacctgcccccgtCCTACGAGGCTGCTATGAAATCGGAACTCAACCGCTACTCTTCGCTCAAGAGGCTGG CCGAGAAGGACCTGGACGAGGCCTACCTGAAGCGGAGGCCCCTGGAGATGGCCCGCGGGACGCTGCCCCTGCACGCACTGCGGCGGCCGGGCACCGGGGGCGGCTACCAGCTGGACGGCTGGGGCGGccctgaggagctgggcctggcGCCCGCGCCTCACCCGCGCCGGGTCATGTCGCAAGAGCATCTGCTGGGCGACTCAGCCCGGGCGCGCTGCGAGTTCACGCTGCCGCGCGCGCGACTCGTATCCCAGGAGCACCTGCTGCTGTCATCACCCGACGCGCTGCGCCAGAGCCGCGAGCACCTGCTGTCGCCACCGCGCAGCCCGGCGCTGCCCCCCGAGCCCGCGGGGCGCGCCGGCCTGGCCGCCTCGCACTCCAACCTgctgctggggcccggggccccccCCACGCCTCTGCACGGGCTGCACGCGCACCACCACCACGCGCTGCACGGCTCCCCGCAGCCTGCCTGGGTGGCAGATGCGGGCGGGGGCACGCTGGCGCGCAGGCCACCCTTCCAGCGCCAGGGCACGCTGGAGCAGCTGCAGTTCATCCCTGGCCACCACCTGCCGCAGCACCTGCGCACTGCCAGCAAGAACGAGGTGACGGTCTGA
- the ISOC2 gene encoding isochorismatase domain-containing protein 2 has translation MAAVRPGLGRIHPGSTILFLCDMQEKFRGVAYFPQIVSVAARMLKVARLLEVPAVLTEQYPQGLGPTVPELGAEGLKAVPKTCFSMVPAVRQELDSRPQLRSVILCGIEAQACILNTALDLLERELQVHVVVDACSSRSQVDRLVAMSRMRQSGVFLSTSEGLILQLVGDSSHPHFKEIQKLIKEPSPDSGLLGLFQHENPLFR, from the exons ATGGCAGCTGTGAGACCCGGCCTGGGCCGAATCCATCCAGGATCCACAATCCTCTTCCTGTGTGACATGCAGGAGAAATTCCGCGGTGTCGCCTACTTCCCCCAAATTGTCTCTGTGGCTGCCCGCATGCTCAAG GTGGCACGGCTGCTGGAGGTGCCTGCGGTGCTGACGGAGCAGTACCCACAGGGCCTGGGCCCTACGGTCCCCGAGCTCGGGGCAGAGGGCCTGAAGGCTGTGCCCAAGACCTGCTTCAGTATGGTGCCCGCAGTGAGGCAGGAGCTGGACTCCCGGCCCCAGCTGCGCTCAGTCATCCTTTGCGGCATTGAAGCACAGGCTTGCATCCTG AACACCGCCCTGGACCTCCTGGAGAGGGAGCTGCAGGTGCATGTGGTGGTGGACGCCTGTTCCTCGCGCAG ccaggTGGACCGGCTGGTGGCCATGTCCCGGATGCGCCAGAGCGGGGTCTTCCTCTCTACCAGCGAGGGGCTCATCCTGCAGCTCGTGGGggattcctcccacccccacttcaaGGAG ATCCAGAAGCTGATCAAGGAGCCCAGCCCCGACAGCGGACTGCTGGGCCTCTTCCAGCATGAGAACCCCCTCTTCCGCTGA
- the C8H19orf85 gene encoding uncharacterized protein C19orf85 homolog, translating to MHPGFPAAPGVPEPSPRELCTFVSGAAARVLRVLQPRKSRPPKRRLNHRRFLHNQICRQFARIEAATQHLARSILSQEAPTCRPPPPPPPPPSLFLGVACAVAPLEEAPVGPGLSLDALDATATLDLFEDITLTLQSPWMPSDPSRPALEQPDLGQADQRLRSWDAAAEGSR from the exons ATGCACCCAGGGTTCCCGGCAGCACCTGGAgtcccagagcccagcccccgTGAGCTATGCACCTTCGTGAGTGGGGCAGCTGCCCGTGTACTCCGAGTGCTGCAGCCCCGGAAGTCCCGGCCCCCCAAGAGGAGGCTCAACCATCGGCGCTTTCTGCACAACCAGATCTGCAG GCAGTTTGCCAGGATTGAGGCTGCCACCCAGCACCTGGCCAGGTCCATCCTGTCCCAGGAAGCACCCACCTGCAGACCACCACCACCtccgccaccaccaccatccctctTCCTTGGGGTGGCTTGTGCTGTGGCCCCCCTGGAAGAGGCTCCGGTGGGTCCTGGCCTGAGCCTTGATGCCCTGGATGCCACCGCCACCCTGGACCTCTTTGAGGACATCACACTCACCCTGCAGAGTCCCTGGATGCCCTCGGACCCCTCCCGCCCTGCACTGGAACAGCCAGACCTGGGGCAG GCGGACCAGCGCCTTCGGAGCTGGGATGCAGCCGCTGAGGGTTCGCGGTGA
- the ZNF628 gene encoding zinc finger protein 628, producing MVGSHTDMVPASTAEGAGEKPGPTAPTAQYECGECGKSFRWSSRLLHHQRTHTGERPYKCPDCPKAFKGSSALLYHQRGHTGERPYQCPDCPKAFKRSSLLQIHRSVHTGLRAFTCGQCGLAFKWSSHYQYHLRQHTGERPYPCPDCPKAFKNSSSLRRHRHVHTGERPYACGVCGKSFTQSTNLRQHQRVHTGERPFRCPLCPKTFTHSSNLLLHQRTHGSTPAPAAVPAAPTLPQPSEPGADSVDTFVPQPHSPPAPPPAPPPVVPELFLAAAETTVELVYRCEGCELGFGSEDLLLEHQPCPGPEPMPVPTQLPALSPPAPAPAPAAPGFACLPCGKSFRTVAGLSRHQHSHGAASGQAFRCGSCDGAFPQLASLLAHQQCHVEEAAAGRPPPQAEAAEVTCPQEPLAPAVPSAPAPTPPTTERPYQCTECGKAFKGSSGLRYHLRDHTGERPYQCGECGKAFKRSSLLAIHQRVHTGLRAFACSQCGLTFKWSSHYQYHLRLHSGERPYACSECGKAFRNTSCLRRHRHVHTGERPHSCSVCGKSFAQTSNLRQHQRVHTGERPFRCPLCPKTFTHSSNLLLHQRTHSAERPFTCPMCGRSFVMAAYLQRHLRTHAPVGTPAVSGSPTPALLAAAPAPAPAATQDVHILPHLQATLSLEMSGGAAQAPPAGASAPNSQTFLLVQTAQGLQLIPSSVQPPAPPPPPPPLPSKLILLPSSPSGGGSHSGQGSRTVGKAGQGAGVVWLPGPGGLGMQGGGNSGTFGAGPSLIVLQNVGCGEPGPQEVSGVQLQPLRAAPEVTTVQLQSAPEVTTVQLQPAPEVTTVQLQPVAGQLSNPGGAVATEAPNLLVVQSGAAEELLASAGPGEAGDAEASAGVVQDVLFETLQTDDGLQSVLVLSGADGEQTQLCVQEVETLSSGLVEPPAPSPQGQKLLIIRSAATTELLDSGGVGGGTTTLQLLAPPPPGSAAATTPMGIPAASVPQMVHVVPAGAAPGAITPQGLPSIQIVQTVPTVQLVHTF from the coding sequence ATGGTTGGCTCTCACACGGACATGGTTCCCGCCTCCACCGcggaaggggctggggagaagccGGGCCCCACGGCGCCTACTGCCCAGTACGAGTGCGGAGAGTGCGGCAAGTCGTTCCGGTGGTCGTCTCGCCTCCTGCACCACCAGCGCACTCACACGGGCGAGCGACCGTACAAATGCCCCGACTGCCCCAAGGCCTTCAAGGGCTCCTCGGCCCTGCTCTACCACCAGCGGGGCCACACGGGAGAGCGGCCCTACCAGTGCCCTGACTGCCCCAAGGCGTTCAAGCGCTCGTCCCTCCTGCAGATCCACCGAAGCGTACACACCGGCCTTCGAGCCTTCACCTGCGGCCAGTGCGGCCTGGCCTTCAAGTGGTCCTCGCACTACCAGTACCACCTGCGGCAGCACACAGGCGAGCGGCCCTACCCGTGCCCGGACTGCCCCAAGGCCTTCAAGAACTCATCCAGCCTGCGGCGCCACCGGCATGTGCACACTGGTGAGCGGCCCTATGCCTGCGGCGTGTGCGGGAAGAGCTTCACCCAGAGCACCAACCTGCGGCAGCACCAGCGTGTAcacacgggcgagcggccctTCCGCTGCCCGCTGTGCCCTAAGACCTTCACGCACTCCTCCAACCTGCTGCTGCACCAGCGCACGCACGGTTCCACGCCTGCCCCCGCTGCTGTCCCCGCCGCCCCGACACTCCCGCAACCCAGCGAGCCAGGTGCAGACTCTGTGGACACCTTCGTGCCGCAGCCTCACAGCCCGCctgcgcccccgcccgcgcccccacccGTGGTACCTGAGCTCTTCCTGGCGGCGGCCGAGACCACGGTGGAGCTGGTGTACCGCTGCGAGGGCTGCGAGCTGGGCTTCGGCAGCGAGGATCTGCTTCTGGagcaccagccctgccctggaCCCGAGCCCATGCCCGTGCCCACCCAGCTGCCTGCTCTGTCCCcacccgcgcccgcgcccgcccctgccGCCCCGGGCTTCGCTTGCCTCCCCTGTGGGAAATCCTTCCGGACAGTGGCTGGACTCTCCCGCCACCAGCACAGTCACGGTGCTGCCAGCGGGCAAGCGTTCCGCTGCGGCAGTTGTGACGGCGCCTTCCCGCAGCTGGCCAGCCTCCTGGCGCACCAGCAGTGCCACGTGGAGGAGGCAGCGGCCGGgcgcccacctccccaggccgAGGCCGCCGAGGTCACCtgcccccaggagcccctggCGCCTGCTGTGCCCAGTGCCCCAGCCCCGACGCCGCCCACCACTGAGCGGCCCTACCAGTGCACTGAATGTGGCAAAGCCTTCAAGGGCTCCTCGGGGCTGCGTTACCACCTGAGAGACcacacgggcgagcggccctACCAGTGCGGCgagtgcggcaaggccttcaAGCGCTCGTCCCTGCTCGCCATCCACCAGCGTGTGCACACCGGCCTGCGCGCCTTCGCCTGCAGTCAGTGCGGCCTCACTTTCAAGTGGTCGTCCCACTACCAGTACCACCTGCGGCTGCACTCTGGGGAGCGCCCCTATGCCTGCagtgagtgtgggaaggcctttcgCAACACGTCGTGCCTGCGGCGCCACCGGCACGTGCACACGGGCGAGCGGCCGCACTCGTGCAGCGTGTGTGGCAAGAGCTTTGCACAGACATCCAACCTGCGGCAGCACCAGCGCGTGCACACAGGTGAGCGGCCCTTCCGCTGCCCACTGTGCCCCAAGACCTTCACACACTCCTCCAACTTGCTGCTGCACCAGCGCACGCACTCCGCTGAGCGCCCCTTCACCTGTCCCATGTGCGGTCGGAGCTTTGTAATGGCCGCCTACCTGCAGCGGCACCTGCGGACACACGCGCCAGTCGGCACCCCAGCTGTCAGCGGCTCCCCGACCCCAGCCCTGTTGGCTGCGGCTCCGGCTCCAGCTCCAGCCGCCACCCAAGATGTGCACATCCTCCCACACCTGCAGGCCACTCTCTCCCTGGAGATGTCAGGGGGTGCGGCCCAGGCGCCACCTGCAGGTGCCTCAGCCCCCAATTCTCAGACGTTTCTTCTGGTACAAACGGCCCAGGGCCTCCAGCTTATCCCCAGTAGCGTCCAACCccccgctcccccgcccccgcccccgcccctcccatccAAACTCATCCTgctgccctccagccccagtggagGGGGCAGCCATTCTGGGCAGGGCTcgaggacagtggggaaggcgggCCAGGGCGCTGGAGTGGTCTGGCTGCCCGGGCCTGGAGGGTTGGGTATGCAGGGTGGGGGTAACTCTGGCACCTTTGGGGCTGGGCCGAGCCTCATTGTTCTGCAAAACGTGGGGTGTGGGGAGCCAGGGCCCCAAGAAGTGAGTGGGGTCCAGCTACAGCCCCTCCGGGCCGCCCCAGAAGTGACCACGGTCCAACTGCAGTCGGCCCCGGAGGTGACCACGGTCCAGCTGCAGCCTGCCCCAGAGGTGACCACGGTCCAGCTGCAGCCGGTGGCAGGCCAGCTCTCTAACCCTGGGGGAGCTGTCGCCACTGAGGCCCCCAACCTGCTGGTGGTTCAGAGTGGGGCGGCTGAGGAGTTGCTGGCGAGTGCAGGCCCCGGGGAGGCAGGTGATGCAGAGGCTAGTGCAGGCGTGGTGCAGGATGTGCTCTTTGAGACGCTGCAGACCGATGACGGCCTGCAGAGCGTCCTGGTGCTAAGCGGGGCTGATGGCGAGCAGACCCAGCTCTGTGTGCAGGAAGTGGAGACCCTCTCCTCTGGGCTGGTCGAGCCACCGGCCCCAAGCCCTCAGGGACAAAAACTGCTCATCATCCGCAGTGCTGCGACCACTGAGCTGCTGGACAGCGGTGGTGTTGGGGGAGGCACGACCACTCTGCAGCTCCTGGCCCCGCCACCACCGGGCTCCGCAGCTGCCACCACACCCATGGGCATCCCCGCTGCCTCTGTCCCACAGATGGTGCATGTGGTTCCAGCTGGAGCTGCGCCCGGGGCCATCACCCCACAAGGGCTCCCCTCGATCCAGATCGTCCAGACTGTGCCCACTGTGCAGCTCGTGCACACATTTTGA